One Sciurus carolinensis chromosome 10, mSciCar1.2, whole genome shotgun sequence genomic window carries:
- the Muc7 gene encoding mucin-7, protein MKTLSLLVCIFVLIACFPFIESGRKNHKKQSQQSPKLHKLPHSSGLPSHRNPLLKKYYHVVLHQFSKRKPAHSPPKCSVKNNTVVNNKNPETTTQLPSLNSKSPSTKITTTSGVIPFTQNASTTSARENTRTGSSVATPTPQPSSALQETTGAPPTSSPTTPTPQPSSAPETTGAPPTSSPTTPTQQPSSPLPETTGAPPTSSPTTPTQQPSSAPETTGAPPTSSPTTPTPQPSSALQETTGAPPTSSPTTPTQQPSSALPETTAGPPTSSPTTPTSQPSSASTEITEVSHTTPNSSPDTPAPETSETTAVLIPQTTTPTTSRTVTIKQPTSSSNQNVYIQLLEGLRYWLNNIFDRLERIQ, encoded by the exons atgaaaacgcTATCACTGCTTGTATGCATCTTTGTGCTGATTGCTTGCTTCCCA ttcATCGAAAGTGGACGAAAGAATCACAAAAAACAATCTCAACAGTCACCTAAACTTCACAAATTACCACATTCTTCTGGACTACCATCCCATCGTAATCCACTCCTTAAAAAGTATTACCATGTTGTTCTACACCAGTTCTCTAAGCGTAAGCCTGCACATTCACCTCCTAAGTGTTCAGTCAAAAATAACACTGTGGTCAACAATAAAAATCCAGAGACCACTACTCAACTTCCATCTTTGAATTCCAAATCTCCTTCCACCAAAATTACTACCACTTCAGGTGTGATTCCTTTCACTCAGAATGCTAGTACCACTTCTGCAAGAGAAAATACCAGGACTGGCTCTTCTGTAGCTACGCCAACACCACAACCTTCTTCAGCTCTGCAGGAGACCACAGGTGCCCCACCTACATCTTCCCCAACTACACCAACACCACAACCTTCTTCAGCACCAGAGACCACAGGTGCCCCACCTACATCTTCCCCAACTACACCAACACAACAACCTTCTTCACCTCTGCCAGAGACCACAGGTGCCCCACCTACATCTTCCCCAACTACACCAACACAACAACCTTCTTCAGCACCAGAGACCACAGGTGCCCCACCTACATCTTCCCCAACTACACCAACACCACAACCTTCTTCAGCTCTGCAGGAGACCACAGGTGCCCCACCTACATCTTCCCCAACTACACCAACACAACAACCTTCTTCAGCTCTGCCAGAGACCACAGCTGGCCCACCTACATCTTCCCCAACTACACCAACATCACAACCTTCCTCAGCTTCAACAGAGATCACAGAAGTCTCACATACCACACCTAATTCTTCCCCAGACACTCCTGCacctgaaacttctgaaactacaGCTGTACTCATACCCCAAACTACTACTCCAACCACTAGTCGAACTGTTACCATTAAACAACCAACTTCATCTTCCAACCAAAATGTATATATTCAACTTCTTGAAGGCTTACGGTattggttaaataatatttttgatcGTTTAGAAAGGATTCAGTAG